Genomic segment of Planctomycetota bacterium:
AAGAGGTCGGCGTTCTCCGTCCGCGAGCAACGGAGCACCTCTCCGCCAGCGTTCATGAGCTTGAACGACTCGATGTCGTCCACGAACGGCCGCATGCGCAGCCCCCGGCCGTGGATGTTCGCGGCGAGTGACCCGCCGAGGCTGACATCGTCGACGCCCGTCTGCTTCTGACGGATCGACCACGGGACCTCGACGCCATCTTGGAGCTCGTCGAGCCGGGTCAACAGCGTCGGCCAGAAGATGCCGGCTTCCGCCTCGACGAGCCCGGCGTTCGCATCGAGCGACCGCACTCTGTTGAAATTGGTCATATCGAGCAGTAGGCCGTCCTTTGCGAACTGCTGCCCACCCATCGCGTGGCGCCCGCCACAGATCGCGGCCGGCAGGCCGAGCCGCTCCGCTTGTTGCAGACCCAGGCGCACGTCGTCCTCTTGCGAGACTTCGACGACGTGCGCCACGCGTGTCTCGTTCAGCCGAGACTGCTGATCGTTCACCACCACGGCGTGAGACGTCATCGCCCAAGTCTACTGAGATGATTCGAGGCCTGTGGTGCGGGAGTACGCTTCAGTATGGACGTGCCGGAATCGATGCGTGCCCTGGTCAAGGCGGAGCGTGCGCCCGGCCTGGTCATGCGCGAGGTGCCGGTCCCGACCATCGGCATCAACGACGTGCTCATCCGCGTCGATCGCACCGGCATCTGCGGGACGGACGTGCACATTTGGAACTGGGACGCGTGGGCCCAGAAGACCATTCCCGTGCCCATGGTCGTCGGGCACGAGTTCGTCGGCGAGATCGTCGCGGTCGGCAGCAACGTCAACGACTTCAAACCCGGCATGGTCGTCGGCGGCGAGGGGCACGTCGTGTGCGGCCGGTGCCGAAACTGCCTCGCGGGCAGGCGTCATCTGTGCGCGCACACCAAGGGCGTCGGCGTGAATCGGCCGGGGGCGTTCGCGGAGTATGTCGCGCTGCCGATGACGAACGTCTGGCATCACGCGGACGACATCGATCGCGACGTCGCGGCCATCTTCGATCCGCTGGGCAACGCGGTCCACACGGCCTTGCGGTTCGACGTGCTCGGCGAAGACGTGCTCATCACCGGTGCCGGCCCGATCGGCTGCATGGCGGCGGCGGTCGTGCGACACGCCGGGGCCCGGCACGTCGTCGTCACCGACCTCAACCCGGATCGTTTGAAGCTCGCCGCGAAGCTCGGTGCGACGAGGACCGTCGACGTGCGGCACGAGAAGCTGGCCGACGTGCAGAAAGAGCTCGGCATGGCCGAGGGGTTCGACGTCTGCTGCGAGATGTCCGGCAGCGCCGCCGCGCTGAACGACGCCATCGCCAACATGGCCCACGGCGCGAAGATCGCCATGCTCGGCATTCCGTCCAACGACACGGCCGTCGATTGGGAAGCCGTCGTCTTCAACATGCTCACGCTCCAGGGCATCTACGGCCGCGAGATGTACGAGACGTGGTACAAGATGACGACGATGCTCCAAAGCGGGCTCGACATCTCTGGCATCCTCACGCACAAGTTCGCGGCGCGCGACTACGAGGAAGCGTTCGACGTCATGCGGTCCGGTCGATCAGGGAAGGTGCTGCTGACCTGGGACGAGGACGGCTGAGCGACTTCTGTGGCTCTGTCTGAACGGGCCTTGCGTTAAGATCGTTCTCATGCGCAACGACGTGAAGCCCGTCCCGCCCATGCCGCGGGACGAGTCGATAGTGCCGCTAGCCGACGCCGAGCCGGCGTCGGAAACGGCTCATCAACACGACCCCACGCCGCACTACCCCGGCGCCAGTCGTCCGCCGGCCGATGTGTCGCACAGCAGCGATCGAACGTCATCCACCACCGGCAGGCTCGGCAATCGCGACCACGAGCGCTCCGCCCGCATGGCGGCGATGGCCGACACCAACGCCCTGCCCACCGCCCGCGACGCCACCAGCTACGGCGTCCCCATCCTCATGGCCGCCATCGTCCTCCTCCTCGCCCTCTGCCTCCTCTGGGCCTTCGGCGCCTTCACTACCAACGACCCCAACCCCAGCGACCAGCCAACCCTCGGCACGCTCAACCGGGAGAAGCTCTCCGAGTAACGGCCAACGTCTCGACAACTGGCGGGCGGAGTGGGTTCGTGTCGATGCACCGTACTGCACGGTTTATCGGTCGCTGACCCGCTTTCGCCACGCTTATGACCACCGCCGACGACTCGGTCGACATTGCCCCGCCGATCTCGTCCGGCCGAATCGGGCTCGTGCTGGGCCTGATCGCGCTCGGCATGCTCGGGCTCGTGGGCCGGGTGGTCTACCTGCAGACGCAGTTCGCCGCGGAGATGGGAGAGCGCGTCGAAAAGCAGCACCGCTCCGTCAGCGGACTCGCCGCCAGGCGCGGCTCGATCTTCGACCGCAACGGCCTGATGCTCGCGGGGACGACGCTGGAGCGCGACGTCTTCGCCGACCCGAAGTTCCTGCACGACGAGTTCGCCAAGACTGGCCGGCCGCTGATCGAACTAGACATGTCGCTCGAGCGCGTCGCCGATCGCATCGCCGCCGACCCGGACAAGGTCGCCCTGGCCGTGACGGGCGAGCCGGACAAGCGGTACGTGCCGCTGGCCCGCGAGATGGACGCCGACGTCGCCGAGGCGGCCGTCGAGTACGCCCGTTCGCTCGATCTTCGCGGCATCGCCAGCCAGCCTTCGCCGCGACGTTCTTATCCGATGGCCCGGCTCGCCTCGCACGTCCTGGGCACCGTCGGCCGCGACGGCCAGGGGCTCGAAGGCATCGAGGCCAAGCACGACGACCATCTCGCCGGCGAGAACGGCAAGGTCGTCACGATCCGCGACAAGCGACGGCGCGCCATCCAGAGCTTCTCCGACGGCGTTCGCCCGCCCGCGCACGGCAACGGTCTCGTCCTCACGCTCGACTCACGCATCCAGCACATCGTCGAACGCGAACTCGCCGCAACGGTCGAGGCGTTCCAGGCCGAGGGTGCCAGCTGCGTCGTGCTCGATCCGCACACCGGCGACGTGCTCGCCCTGGCGAATCTGCCCGAATACGACCCGCGTTTCCCCGGCGACTTCGACGTGGCTGACCGGCGCAACCGCGCGATCGTCGACCCGTACGAGCCCGGCTCGGTCGTCAAGCCGTTCCTCATGGCGGCCATGCTCGACACCGGCGTGACCAGCGTCGACGAGGTCTTCGTCACCGGCAAGACGACCCGACTCGACAACGGCAGGCGTGTCACCGACGACTACGGCTACGAGCAACTCGTCGGCTGGGACGTCGTCGTCAAAAGCTCCAACATCGCAATGGCCAAGGCCGTCGGACGCATGACGTACGACGAAACGCGCGAACACCTCGAAGGCTTCGGCTTCGGCAGCAAAACCAAGCTCGGACTCGGCGGCGAACACGGCGGCCTGCTCTATGAAAACCCGCAGGACAAGTACACGCAGAGCAGCATGGCCTTCGGCTACGCCATGCTCGCCACGCCCGCGCAGCTCGCCCGCGCGACGGCCGTCTTTGCCAACGGCGGATACCTCGTTTCGCCGCGCCTCGTCGCTGGGACCATCGACGGCGACGGCACCGTCACGCCGACGCCGCGTGGGTTGCAAGGCGTCGCCCTCGACCCTGAGGCCGCGATGCAGATGCGGCGCATCCTTGCCGACGTCTTCGTCCGCGGGACGGCCCGGCACGCCCGCAGCGACCGGTACAACCTGTTCGGCAAGACCGGCACCGCCCACCAGTCCGAAGGCGGCCGACAGAGCGAGACGAAGTACTTCGCCAGCTTCATCGGCGGCGGGCCGTACGAATCGCCGCGGCTGGTCCTGTGCGTCACCGTCGACCAGCCGCTCAAAGAGCTCGGCTACCACGGCGGCCAGGTCGCCGGCGGTACGGCCGCACGGATCCTGGAGCAGTCGCTCGCCGTCCTCGCCGTCCCGCCGAGCCCGCAACTCGACGAGCCACCGGAGGCGATCCACGACGACCTCCACAACTACTACGGCCCGCGGCACTACGAGCCCAAGCGCACCCTCCGCAACGGTCCCCACCTCGAGACGACGCCCGCGTTGGAAGCCGAAGAGGAGTAGCGACCCCTTCGTCATCCCGAGCGCAGCCGAGGGAACTCGTCGTGTTTTGACATGAGCCGACGCCCAGACGTGCACGGTCCCGGAGACTCCGCGAGCCCCGAGCGTGAGCGAGCGGGTCAGTGCGGTTGATGGACCCGCTCGCTCACGCTCGGGGCTCGCTGTCAGAAGCAAGAGCAACGCGCCCAGTCAGCAAGCGAGGTCCTTCGACTCGCGGCGCTCGCTCAGGAGAACGGAGCAACTCACCGCGCCAGCAGCGCGATGCCCGTCGACAAGGCGTTGAAGCCCGCGTGGACCATTACCGGCGTCCAGAGATTCCCGCGCCGCTCGTAGAGCCAGCCCAAAAACAGGCTCAGCACGAAGATCGCCGGCCAACTGAATGGCGGGTGGATCACCGCGAACAAGAGACTCGTCACGACGATCCCGAT
This window contains:
- a CDS encoding FAD-dependent oxidoreductase, which gives rise to MTSHAVVVNDQQSRLNETRVAHVVEVSQEDDVRLGLQQAERLGLPAAICGGRHAMGGQQFAKDGLLLDMTNFNRVRSLDANAGLVEAEAGIFWPTLLTRLDELQDGVEVPWSIRQKQTGVDDVSLGGSLAANIHGRGLRMRPFVDDIESFKLMNAGGEVLRCSRTENADL
- a CDS encoding penicillin-binding protein 2, with product MTTADDSVDIAPPISSGRIGLVLGLIALGMLGLVGRVVYLQTQFAAEMGERVEKQHRSVSGLAARRGSIFDRNGLMLAGTTLERDVFADPKFLHDEFAKTGRPLIELDMSLERVADRIAADPDKVALAVTGEPDKRYVPLAREMDADVAEAAVEYARSLDLRGIASQPSPRRSYPMARLASHVLGTVGRDGQGLEGIEAKHDDHLAGENGKVVTIRDKRRRAIQSFSDGVRPPAHGNGLVLTLDSRIQHIVERELAATVEAFQAEGASCVVLDPHTGDVLALANLPEYDPRFPGDFDVADRRNRAIVDPYEPGSVVKPFLMAAMLDTGVTSVDEVFVTGKTTRLDNGRRVTDDYGYEQLVGWDVVVKSSNIAMAKAVGRMTYDETREHLEGFGFGSKTKLGLGGEHGGLLYENPQDKYTQSSMAFGYAMLATPAQLARATAVFANGGYLVSPRLVAGTIDGDGTVTPTPRGLQGVALDPEAAMQMRRILADVFVRGTARHARSDRYNLFGKTGTAHQSEGGRQSETKYFASFIGGGPYESPRLVLCVTVDQPLKELGYHGGQVAGGTAARILEQSLAVLAVPPSPQLDEPPEAIHDDLHNYYGPRHYEPKRTLRNGPHLETTPALEAEEE
- the tdh gene encoding L-threonine 3-dehydrogenase produces the protein MRALVKAERAPGLVMREVPVPTIGINDVLIRVDRTGICGTDVHIWNWDAWAQKTIPVPMVVGHEFVGEIVAVGSNVNDFKPGMVVGGEGHVVCGRCRNCLAGRRHLCAHTKGVGVNRPGAFAEYVALPMTNVWHHADDIDRDVAAIFDPLGNAVHTALRFDVLGEDVLITGAGPIGCMAAAVVRHAGARHVVVTDLNPDRLKLAAKLGATRTVDVRHEKLADVQKELGMAEGFDVCCEMSGSAAALNDAIANMAHGAKIAMLGIPSNDTAVDWEAVVFNMLTLQGIYGREMYETWYKMTTMLQSGLDISGILTHKFAARDYEEAFDVMRSGRSGKVLLTWDEDG